One part of the Diadema setosum chromosome 22, eeDiaSeto1, whole genome shotgun sequence genome encodes these proteins:
- the LOC140245152 gene encoding uncharacterized protein, whose translation MSNWSVKQQLREEILEAAVQGDSLKVGELLDKGADVNESEGGYLSKKTVLLVAIENRNEEVAKLLVDRGADLTVTVTVTGKKKTVVDLARDKELNTLADYIQNIQGLNERLMTSVMNGADHDAVDVIMKGAKVNIMYTPTELDQPDCTLLQLALVRGHLAVAKVLIHYNIDLHAVMKWDDQSEDTARSYADRMNYDEIVSMIDAKLKESSNENKTMANGDGGNQHKTNFFQTNNNTGQSKTVEVYDIEDAEEIQPEAEVPVMNGSSAKKHGNGCTVS comes from the exons ATGAGTAACTGGAGCGTCAAACAACAACTACGAGAG GAAATTTTGGAGGCGGCAGTGCAGGGGGATTCTTTGAAAGTCGGAGAACTGCTGGACAAGGGCGCCGACGTGAATGAGAGcgag GGTGGATACCTCTCGAAGAAGACGGTCCTTCTCGTTGCCATAGAGAACAGGAACGAAGAGGTTGCAAAGCTTCTCGTGGACAGAGGAGCAGATCTTACCGTCACAGTGACT GTAACGGGGAAGAAAAAGACCGTGGTCGACTTGGCACGCGACAAGGAGCTGAACACGCTGGCTGActacatacaaaatatacaaggGCTAAACGAG AGACTGATGACGTCAGTGATGAATGGCGCCGACCACGACGCAGTAGATGTAATAATGAAAGGTGCAAAGGTCAACATAATGTACACG CCAACGGAGTTGGATCAGCCCGACTGTACTCTGCTTCAACTGGCGCTCGTACGCGGACATCTTGCTGTGGCCAAGGTCTTGATACATTACAACATTGATCTACACGCAGTCATGAAG tggGACGACCAATCAGAAGACACGGCAAGGAGTTATGCAGATCGGATGAACTATGACGAAATTGTGTCAATGATCGACGCCAAATTAAAAGAAAGTTCCAATGAG AATAAAACGATGGCAAATGGAGACGGTGGGAATCAACACAAG ACGAACTTCTTTcagacaaacaacaacacaggACAGTCAAAGACTGTGGAAGTTTATGACATTGAAGATGCAGAGGAAATTCAG cCGGAAGCGGAAGTACCTGTGATGAATGGGAGCAGCGCAAAGAAGCACGGGAATGGTTGCACTGTTAGCTGA